A stretch of Aspergillus nidulans FGSC A4 chromosome VI DNA encodes these proteins:
- a CDS encoding putative MFS transporter (transcript_id=CADANIAT00010385), which translates to MPSGTASNIESVSPEKELTMHVEHSAHGLSPGDEEFLANFPDEEKKRVLRKAVSLLGHVDIRLGCDYALHRLCPKLRQLTCDSVPAIGLFEFVPWRSGFLPGAVLLISKWYLPGETQTRIAILYTSAASGGAFSGLLAFAIAKMSGLAGYEGWRWIFIIEGLATIVLAILTFFLLLDSPSLSSSWLTPSEIRFLELRQLANSVQSPHNRKSVNWSAINSVLTDWKIYLLILGSWSNAVPNYAMKFTMPQIIAGMGFTSARAQLLTIPPYALGAFSAFVFSIFADRYTWRMPFIVVPQLAQVVAFSILYTHAANIEENIALCYFGVCLACFGYHPSILFLRANLLTFPTDSMYPILPGVNAWNVSNTPHLAKRAVAIGYLICMGNVGGLIGSFIYKQDEAPRYVTGYGNSFAFAAAGIVACLVLEFALFRLNRSKERFSEDEVRERYTDSELEEMGDRSPLFRYTL; encoded by the exons ATGCCGTCCGGTACTGCTTCGAATATAGAAAGCGTCTCTCCGGAGAAGGAGCTGACGATGCACGTTGAGCACTCCGCGCACGGGTTGTCTCCTGGAGACGAAGAGTTCCTCGCCAACTTCCcggacgaagagaagaaaagagtGTTACGGAAG GCCGTCAGTCTACTTGGGCACGTTGATATTCGTCTGGGGTGTGATTATGCTCTGCACAGGCTTTGTCCAAAGCTTCGACAGCTTACTTGCGATTCGGTTCCTGCTATAGGCCTATTCGAGTTTGTCCCCTGGCG GTCCGGCTTTCTCCCAGGCGCAGTCCTCTTAATTTCGAAATGGTACCTCCCCGGAGAAACGCAAACGCGCATCGCCATACTCTACACCTCCGCTGCATCCGGAGGCGCCTTCTCCGGTCTTCTTGCGTTCGCTATTGCCAAAATGAGCGGTCTTGCTGGCTACGAGGGATGGCGATGG ATTTTCATAATAGAAGGTCTAGCCACCATTGTTCTCGCAATTctgaccttcttcctcctccttgacTCCCCCTCGCTGTCGTCCAGCTGGCTCACCCCCTCTGAAATACGCTTCCTCGAACTCCGCCAACTAGCCAACAGCGTCCAAAGTCCGCACAACAGAAAAAGCGTTAACTGGTCAGCCATCAATAGCGTCTTAACCGATTGGAAAATCtacctcctcatccttggAAGCTGGTCTAATGCGGTCCCCAATTACGCGATGAAATTCACCATGCCGCAGATTATCGCCGGCATGGGGTTCACCTCGGCCAGGGCCCAGCTACTCACCATCCCGCCTTATGCACTCGGCGCTTTCTCAGCATTTGTATTCTCCATCTTTGCGGACAGATACACCTGGCGGATGCCGTTCATTGTCGTGCCTCAGCTAGCGCAAGTCGTTGCCTTTAGCATACTTTACACACATGCGGCCAACATCGAAGAAAACATAGCGTTGTGTTATTTCGGCGTCTGCTTAGCCTGCTTCGGGtatcatccatccatcctatTCTTAAGAGCTAATCTGCTAACATTTCCGACTGACAGCATGTACCCTATCCTCCCCGGTGTCAACGCCTGGAACGTCTCCAACACACCGCACCTTGCCAAACGGGCCGTGGCTATCGGATACCTGATCTGCATGGGGAATGTGGGCGGCCTCATCGGTAGCTTCATCTACAAGCAGGACGAAGCTCCACGGTATGTGACTGGGTACGGAAACTCGTTCGCCTTTGCCGCGGCGGGAATCGTTGCGTGTCTTGTTCTTGAGTTTGCCCTCTTTAGGTTGAATCGAAGCAAGGAGCGGTTtagtgaagatgaggttaGAGAACGGTACACTGATagtgagctggaggagatgggGGATAGAAGTCCACTATTCAGGTATACGCTGTAA
- a CDS encoding dihydrodipicolinate synthase family protein (transcript_id=CADANIAT00010386) — translation MVGFDMHGLTPAPVTPFTPTGEIDYDAIQRLGSWLSSMNGVKGLVVLGHAGEGTFLTAEEQVAVIKAFVKSVDDKIPIIAGITGEGTEVAALEAQRAKAAGAKAGLLYPSHGWLRFGYQDGAPQDRYRRVYEVSNLPLILFQYPDNTKATYSLQTMLDIAAQPGVFAMKNGVRNMRRWDTEIPVIRRERPDLQILSCHDEYLLHTAFDVDGFLVGYGNIAPEPLIELIEAGKAKDYRRARAIHDRLLPVTKSVYHRGSHMEGTVALKHALVARGILSHATVRSPLRPLEAGAEQEIHAAIGTAALGKVA, via the coding sequence ATGGTCGGTTTCGATATGCACGGGTTGACGCCTGCCCCAGTCACGCCGTTCACTCCTACCGGTGAGATCGACTACGACGCTATCCAACGGCTGggaagctggctcagtaGTATGAACGGCGTCAAAGGGCTCGTTGTACTAGGCCACGCAGGGGAGGGCACCTTTCTGACTGCCGAGGAGCAAGTCGCGGTGATCAAGGCATTTGTCAAGTCAGTTGACGACAAAATCCCCATCATCGCTGGCATCACCGGCGAAGGAACTGAGGTGGCGGCACTAGAGGCGCAGCGCGCTAAAGCTGCTGGGGCGAAAGCCGGCCTTCTGTATCCATCTCACGGCTGGCTGCGGTTTGGATACCAGGACGGAGCACCCCAGGATCGCTACCGCCGTGTCTACGAGGTCAGCAATCTCCCATTGATTCTCTTCCAGTATCCAGACAACACCAAGGCCACATATAGCTTGCAGACGATGCTCGATATCGCTGCGCAACCGGGTGTCTTTGCAATGAAAAACGGTGTTCGAAATATGCGGCGCTGGGATACAGAAATCCCTGTAATCCGACGCGAGCGGCCTGACCTGCAGATTCTGAGCTGCCACGATGAGTATCTGCTACATACTGCCTTTGATGTTGACGGGTTTTTGGTTGGATATGGGAATATTGCGCCGGAGCCGCTGATTGAGTTGATTGAGGCgggcaaagccaaagacTACAGAAGGGCCAGGGCTATCCACGACCGGCTTCTCCCGGTGACCAAGAGCGTCTATCACCGTGGATCGCACATGGAGGGGACTGTTGCTTTGAAACACGCATTGGTGGCCCGAGGGATTCTCTCACACGCCACCGTTCGATCTCCGCTTCGTCCGCTGGAGGCTggtgctgagcaggagatccATGCTGCAATCGGCACTGCTGCATTAGGAAAGGTTGCATAG